A genomic window from Candidatus Obscuribacterales bacterium includes:
- a CDS encoding acyltransferase family protein, with protein sequence MGNWENFQTLKQDPLAAFAKRNPAFYSRYAGMDDEFGFNMDTFAKWEPFFRFCYEDYFKVRVHGIENIPGEGRALLFGNHSGLIPLDGAMLTMTMCSKHPSPRRIRYLATDWFFTMPGVGKWIQHTGQVRASKENATKLLNNEELVGIYPEGIRGVGKRFDERYRLIDFHPGFVQLAIATQTPIIPVATIGGDEIFPNFVNIKQLAQLTAMPFFPVTLGFPWLPFPLNLMPLPVRWLIKVNKPIDLGYPVEKAADRKLALKIARELQYDVQRQLNQLLRERKSLFTEWDEDPNHNHEHHPTASMMK encoded by the coding sequence GTGGGTAATTGGGAAAATTTTCAGACGCTAAAGCAAGACCCGCTGGCTGCTTTCGCTAAGCGCAACCCTGCTTTTTATAGTCGTTATGCCGGAATGGATGACGAGTTTGGCTTCAATATGGACACGTTTGCCAAGTGGGAGCCCTTCTTCCGCTTTTGCTACGAGGACTACTTCAAAGTCCGCGTGCACGGAATTGAAAACATCCCCGGCGAAGGGCGCGCTCTTTTGTTCGGCAATCACTCCGGGCTAATTCCATTAGATGGCGCCATGCTCACCATGACCATGTGCAGCAAGCACCCAAGCCCTAGACGCATCCGTTATCTAGCAACCGACTGGTTTTTCACCATGCCCGGCGTCGGCAAATGGATCCAACACACAGGACAAGTGCGTGCAAGCAAAGAGAATGCCACCAAGCTGCTCAACAATGAAGAACTCGTCGGCATATATCCGGAAGGTATACGCGGCGTCGGCAAAAGATTTGATGAACGCTATCGCTTAATCGATTTCCACCCAGGCTTTGTGCAATTGGCGATCGCCACGCAAACACCAATTATTCCAGTTGCCACAATAGGCGGAGACGAGATATTCCCTAACTTCGTCAACATCAAGCAGCTTGCCCAACTAACTGCGATGCCGTTTTTCCCAGTGACACTCGGTTTTCCATGGCTGCCATTCCCTCTCAATCTAATGCCATTGCCTGTCAGATGGCTAATTAAGGTAAACAAACCAATTGATCTCGGCTATCCAGTAGAGAAAGCAGCGGACCGCAAGCTCGCACTAAAAATTGCGCGCGAACTGCAATATGACGTTCAACGCCAGCTAAATCAATTGCTTAGAGAGCGCAAGTCGCTATTCACTGAATGGGACGAAGATCCAAACCATAATCACGAACATCACCCAACTGCGTCAATGATGAAGTAA
- a CDS encoding YbaB/EbfC family nucleoid-associated protein — protein MMRDAQASLKKMQDDMGKMQKELADTNVEGTAGGGAVTITCNGMCEFKGVKIKAEAVDPTDVETLEDLVLAAITDASNKAQELMRTRTGSITKGMNLPPGMGF, from the coding sequence ATGATGCGTGACGCGCAAGCCTCGCTCAAGAAGATGCAAGATGATATGGGCAAGATGCAGAAAGAACTTGCCGATACCAATGTTGAAGGAACAGCAGGCGGTGGTGCGGTCACCATTACTTGCAATGGTATGTGTGAGTTTAAGGGTGTGAAGATTAAGGCTGAAGCTGTTGATCCGACTGATGTTGAAACTTTGGAAGATCTCGTGCTGGCGGCGATAACCGATGCATCCAACAAAGCTCAGGAATTGATGCGCACACGCACCGGCAGTATCACCAAGGGCATGAACTTGCCACCAGGCATGGGCTTCTAG
- the recR gene encoding recombination mediator RecR yields the protein MYFTRPLAKLIEQFQKFPGVGPKSAQRMAFYVLDLDMSAVKEIADTIVEAKEKVKHCTQCFHLTAQDPCEICQNPKRDPQVICVVAEPRDVIALERSAEFRGLYHVLTGLISPLEGKGPDELTIRELIRRIGEGEVREVILAINPTIEGDATVLYLNQLLRPLGTRVTRIAFGLPVGGDLEYADDVTLAKALEGRRDI from the coding sequence ATGTATTTCACGCGGCCGTTAGCCAAGTTAATTGAGCAGTTTCAGAAATTCCCAGGCGTTGGGCCAAAGTCGGCCCAGCGCATGGCGTTTTACGTGCTTGATTTGGATATGTCGGCGGTGAAAGAAATTGCTGATACGATAGTTGAGGCAAAGGAAAAGGTGAAGCACTGTACGCAGTGTTTTCATTTGACCGCGCAAGACCCTTGCGAGATTTGTCAGAATCCCAAGCGTGATCCGCAGGTGATTTGTGTAGTCGCAGAACCGCGCGATGTGATTGCGTTGGAAAGAAGTGCTGAGTTTCGTGGGTTGTATCACGTGCTGACGGGTTTGATCTCGCCGCTCGAGGGGAAAGGTCCCGATGAGTTGACGATACGTGAATTGATTCGTCGTATCGGTGAAGGGGAAGTGCGCGAGGTTATTCTGGCTATCAACCCGACTATCGAGGGGGATGCGACGGTGTTGTATTTGAATCAGTTGCTTCGTCCATTGGGGACACGTGTCACGCGGATTGCGTTCGGGTTACCCGTAGGCGGCGATTTGGAATACGCGGACGACGTCACATTAGCGAAAGCGCTCGAGGGACGGCGGGACATTTAG
- a CDS encoding TonB C-terminal domain-containing protein, protein MANSPNEDQKIDSIKLRVEKQNAEREAAGLPSLPSSSSSPVERDPSETLGDPNAPEHEWVAAAEELNKKEERQKNTTDKELKKHDAFTDKFLLVFFAIIIVLAGFALFIPTLHPTQTPPIQQYVAPPPQQVTQDIDFKPYMDALQTSIKKNWHPSGAGDHVVRVKFKVHKNGEISDLAFDRMSRSPENDAAVMKAIIASMPSLPPLPEGSPENVDIQFTFEYKVHDAPAGNAPAQN, encoded by the coding sequence ATGGCAAATAGTCCAAACGAAGATCAAAAAATCGACTCAATCAAGTTGCGCGTAGAAAAACAAAACGCCGAAAGAGAGGCAGCGGGCTTACCCTCGCTGCCCTCTTCTTCTTCATCTCCTGTAGAACGTGATCCATCTGAAACACTCGGTGATCCAAACGCACCCGAACACGAGTGGGTTGCCGCCGCTGAGGAATTAAACAAGAAGGAAGAGCGTCAGAAAAACACCACCGACAAAGAGCTGAAAAAGCACGACGCCTTCACAGACAAATTCCTCTTAGTCTTTTTCGCGATAATCATTGTCCTTGCCGGCTTTGCATTATTCATTCCAACCTTACATCCAACACAAACTCCACCCATCCAACAGTACGTTGCTCCGCCACCGCAGCAAGTCACTCAAGATATTGATTTCAAACCCTACATGGATGCCCTACAAACATCCATCAAGAAAAACTGGCATCCATCCGGCGCAGGTGATCACGTCGTCCGAGTGAAATTCAAAGTCCATAAGAACGGCGAAATCTCCGACCTAGCCTTCGATCGCATGTCACGCTCCCCCGAAAACGATGCCGCCGTCATGAAAGCCATCATCGCCTCCATGCCATCGCTTCCACCACTCCCTGAAGGTTCCCCGGAAAACGTAGACATCCAATTCACCTTCGAATACAAAGTCCACGACGCCCCGGCTGGAAACGCCCCCGCACAGAACTAA
- a CDS encoding VOC family protein produces the protein MTNPIPQGYQTITVSLTVKDAAKAIEFYKEAFGAEETMPRCYGPDGKTVMHAEMKFGTSIFMVNDEFKDMACLSPTSLNGSPVSMYIYVDNVDALHSRAIKAGAKATMPLTDMFWGDRFGQVVDPFGHKWGLAQHVKDMTEEEMKKAQEMWVKEMACAKK, from the coding sequence ATGACAAATCCAATTCCACAGGGCTATCAAACAATCACTGTTAGCCTGACGGTCAAAGACGCCGCTAAAGCCATTGAATTCTACAAAGAGGCTTTCGGCGCTGAAGAAACCATGCCGCGTTGCTATGGTCCGGACGGCAAAACCGTTATGCACGCTGAAATGAAGTTCGGCACTTCCATCTTCATGGTGAACGATGAATTCAAAGACATGGCTTGCTTGTCACCAACAAGCTTGAATGGCTCACCAGTATCAATGTACATCTACGTAGACAACGTCGATGCATTACACTCACGCGCAATCAAAGCCGGCGCTAAAGCCACCATGCCGTTAACAGACATGTTCTGGGGCGACAGATTCGGTCAAGTTGTTGATCCATTCGGACACAAGTGGGGCTTGGCTCAGCATGTTAAGGACATGACTGAAGAAGAAATGAAGAAAGCGCAAGAGATGTGGGTCAAAGAAATGGCCTGCGCTAAAAAGTAG
- the dxs gene encoding 1-deoxy-D-xylulose-5-phosphate synthase, with protein MSTQVLPATSFLEAVASPADLKRLSNTELQSLAGEIREELVQSLSKTGGHLASNLGIVEITLALHRVFNSPEDKILWDVGHQAYIHKMLTGRRHQFNTLRQYKGLSGFINPFESEHDPFLAGHSSTSISLGVGYALARDHFGQDHKVIAVIGDGGLTGGMALEALNHLGHIQKNVIIILNDNEMSISENLGGFSQYMKRIKETFFYKDIKEKISQIEIQLDESNLRPGIAELIEAVKKQAKQRFDTPGIVFEKLGVNYTGPVDGHDVEQVVNVLERIKDRTAPQLVHLITQKGKGYAPAEADSIKYHGVGAFSPEKIEPVSPEKPKAKSYSEAFTEALIEIAEIEPNVVAITPATAEGSGLVKFGKIYPERFFDVAICEQHAVTMAAGMAKAGLTPVVSIYSTFLQRALDQLVHDVAILNLPVIFGIDRGGLVEDGETHQGVFDIAFLRSIPNLTVLAPRDTEELRNMVYTAVRERKGPVAIRFPRDKAINYAETIPFHEINFRAWEKLHDGGNLIFLAYGSMVETAKQALSILQEQGKNATIVNARSAKPLDESMLSEIVSNPNNKIVTLEEGCLPGGFGSAVLEWAAKFKMQNPQIAQAPIVTLGIPDKFVEHGSRQILLDINGLSPAKVADFALKVLGTR; from the coding sequence ATGTCCACCCAAGTCTTGCCCGCAACATCGTTTCTTGAGGCAGTGGCCAGCCCGGCTGATTTGAAGCGCCTGAGCAATACCGAATTGCAGTCGCTTGCCGGAGAAATTCGCGAGGAATTAGTCCAGTCGCTATCGAAGACTGGCGGACACCTGGCGTCAAACTTGGGCATCGTGGAAATTACGCTGGCTTTGCACCGTGTGTTCAACAGCCCGGAAGACAAAATCCTCTGGGACGTCGGTCACCAGGCATACATTCACAAAATGCTGACCGGCAGACGCCATCAGTTCAATACTTTGCGTCAATACAAAGGTCTGAGCGGATTTATCAATCCGTTTGAAAGCGAACATGATCCATTTCTTGCCGGGCACAGCTCAACTTCAATTTCATTAGGCGTCGGCTACGCGCTGGCACGTGATCACTTTGGACAAGACCACAAAGTTATTGCGGTCATAGGAGACGGCGGTCTCACCGGCGGCATGGCGCTGGAAGCATTGAATCACTTGGGACACATTCAGAAAAATGTGATCATCATCCTCAACGACAACGAGATGTCGATAAGCGAAAACCTCGGCGGATTTTCGCAGTACATGAAGCGCATCAAAGAGACCTTCTTCTACAAAGACATCAAAGAAAAAATTAGCCAGATTGAAATTCAACTAGATGAAAGCAATTTGCGTCCTGGCATTGCCGAACTAATAGAAGCTGTGAAGAAGCAAGCCAAACAGCGCTTCGACACACCAGGAATTGTCTTCGAAAAATTGGGCGTCAATTACACAGGACCTGTCGATGGTCATGATGTCGAACAAGTAGTGAATGTTCTTGAACGCATCAAAGATCGCACTGCTCCGCAATTGGTGCACTTAATTACACAGAAGGGCAAAGGCTACGCGCCTGCCGAAGCTGACTCAATTAAGTATCACGGCGTTGGTGCTTTTAGTCCTGAAAAAATTGAACCGGTAAGTCCGGAAAAACCAAAAGCCAAGTCTTATTCCGAAGCTTTCACCGAAGCTCTTATAGAAATTGCAGAAATCGAACCGAATGTGGTAGCAATTACACCAGCTACTGCTGAAGGCTCCGGTCTTGTGAAATTCGGCAAGATTTATCCTGAGCGTTTCTTCGATGTGGCCATCTGCGAACAACACGCAGTAACAATGGCAGCCGGCATGGCTAAGGCAGGACTTACTCCTGTTGTCTCCATCTATTCGACATTCTTGCAGAGAGCATTAGACCAACTCGTACACGATGTGGCAATTTTGAATCTGCCTGTAATCTTCGGAATCGATCGCGGCGGTCTTGTTGAAGATGGTGAGACTCACCAAGGTGTTTTCGACATCGCTTTCTTGCGCAGTATTCCCAACTTGACCGTGTTGGCTCCGCGCGATACGGAAGAATTGCGTAATATGGTCTACACCGCTGTACGCGAGCGCAAAGGACCAGTCGCCATTCGCTTCCCGCGTGATAAAGCAATTAACTACGCAGAAACAATTCCATTCCACGAAATCAATTTCCGCGCCTGGGAGAAACTCCACGACGGGGGCAATTTGATTTTCTTGGCATATGGTTCGATGGTTGAGACAGCTAAACAAGCTCTTTCCATCCTGCAAGAGCAAGGCAAAAACGCCACGATAGTCAATGCGCGTTCAGCCAAACCTCTTGATGAGTCGATGTTGTCAGAGATAGTTTCCAATCCAAACAATAAGATTGTTACGTTAGAAGAAGGTTGTTTGCCTGGCGGATTTGGATCGGCTGTTCTAGAATGGGCAGCTAAATTCAAGATGCAAAATCCACAAATTGCGCAAGCTCCAATAGTTACCCTTGGCATACCGGATAAATTTGTCGAACATGGTTCTCGCCAAATCCTCCTTGATATCAATGGATTGAGCCCAGCCAAAGTGGCAGACTTTGCCTTGAAAGTTTTGGGGACCCGTTAA
- a CDS encoding CHASE2 domain-containing protein, whose amino-acid sequence MLPLAKVRNLLNGGSSQEKLVVQRLFWGMLAGCIVAIVLAESSWLKMMELSSLEWRYKVASRVGAAGTSFCRDIAVVAFDDTSQFDLGIARFSDVKAQDILARVVDSAEKGQPALVALDLDLRGASSPNLVSSFKKFGNIVVALFGSLDGGQALPSGELLGHSAAYGYSELVKEDNGMVCRLPINYQAKTQKIGNKEFMPVKSLTEAVIDMFRRFQGVGPASEFLPLQSDQPLYINFKSPTYSVISMRDLLQPGYDASQLKNKIVLIGSTLTPRVGDPQNFRTPIKDNVPAVMIQGDALACLLNNQVVCSLPRWLNHLLLVLMGVGFGALFSLTSTGKRLFYYLVAAVGVVLLAQVAFQLFNISLLMAAPLAVLTAVFIISTFIYLDTDLRMRNFELAVARKSMQVRAEEERRRIAEDLHDETLPTLSTVARMADKLSKEIPENTVPYMMREKLDAAVSEMRRVINDLHPSVIETMGFVPALENLLTMLERDTGIECTFNDKVSQGEFELSDFAKLQLYRIVQEAVNNIEKHSNATKAEVSIEKNDQQLSISVIDNGRGFDPGTKRKQSYGLVNIRQRAQLIGAHVDWATPSKFSSGTELIIQLPQASPVI is encoded by the coding sequence ATGCTCCCTCTGGCTAAGGTCAGAAATCTATTAAATGGAGGTTCGAGTCAGGAAAAGCTTGTTGTCCAGCGCCTCTTTTGGGGAATGCTGGCCGGTTGTATTGTGGCCATCGTTTTGGCTGAATCATCCTGGCTGAAAATGATGGAGTTATCTTCTCTGGAATGGCGCTACAAAGTAGCTTCCCGTGTGGGGGCGGCAGGCACGTCTTTTTGTCGTGACATTGCCGTTGTCGCTTTTGACGATACCTCGCAATTTGACCTGGGCATTGCGCGATTTTCCGATGTGAAGGCGCAGGATATTTTGGCGCGTGTGGTGGACTCAGCGGAGAAAGGGCAACCGGCTTTGGTGGCACTTGATCTGGATTTGCGCGGAGCAAGTTCGCCTAATTTGGTATCCAGTTTTAAAAAATTCGGCAATATTGTGGTGGCACTATTCGGCAGTCTTGATGGCGGGCAGGCATTGCCATCAGGTGAACTTTTAGGACATTCGGCAGCGTATGGTTATAGCGAACTTGTAAAAGAAGACAACGGCATGGTTTGCCGTTTGCCTATAAATTACCAGGCGAAAACGCAGAAAATAGGCAACAAAGAATTCATGCCGGTGAAGTCATTGACAGAAGCGGTGATTGATATGTTTCGTCGTTTTCAGGGCGTTGGCCCGGCGAGCGAATTTTTGCCTTTGCAGTCTGATCAACCTTTGTATATCAACTTCAAGAGTCCGACTTATTCTGTAATCTCAATGAGGGATTTATTGCAGCCGGGTTATGACGCTAGCCAATTGAAAAACAAGATTGTGCTTATTGGCTCGACCTTGACGCCACGTGTTGGTGATCCGCAGAATTTCCGGACGCCAATTAAAGACAATGTGCCGGCGGTGATGATTCAGGGTGATGCGCTTGCCTGTCTATTGAACAATCAAGTCGTATGCAGTCTGCCGCGCTGGCTGAATCATTTGCTTCTTGTGTTAATGGGAGTGGGGTTTGGCGCGCTGTTTTCGCTTACATCTACCGGCAAGCGTTTGTTTTATTATCTGGTTGCTGCCGTGGGTGTGGTTTTGTTGGCGCAGGTAGCATTTCAATTGTTCAATATATCTTTGTTGATGGCGGCGCCTTTAGCTGTGTTGACGGCTGTATTCATTATTTCGACGTTTATTTACCTGGATACCGATTTGCGCATGCGCAATTTTGAGTTGGCTGTTGCGCGTAAGTCGATGCAGGTGCGTGCCGAGGAAGAAAGACGCCGCATTGCCGAAGACTTGCACGATGAGACTTTGCCCACGTTGTCTACGGTTGCCCGCATGGCGGACAAGCTGTCGAAGGAAATCCCGGAGAATACTGTTCCTTATATGATGCGCGAAAAGTTGGATGCTGCGGTTTCGGAAATGCGACGCGTGATTAATGACTTGCATCCGTCTGTGATTGAGACGATGGGGTTTGTGCCTGCGTTGGAAAATCTCCTGACGATGCTGGAGCGCGATACGGGAATTGAATGTACGTTTAATGACAAAGTCTCTCAGGGTGAATTTGAGCTTTCTGATTTTGCCAAATTGCAGCTTTATAGAATTGTTCAAGAGGCAGTCAACAATATTGAGAAGCATTCTAATGCTACGAAAGCGGAAGTATCCATTGAGAAAAACGATCAGCAATTGTCTATCTCGGTAATCGACAATGGGCGAGGGTTTGATCCAGGTACGAAAAGGAAACAATCTTATGGATTAGTGAACATCAGGCAGCGCGCGCAGTTAATCGGTGCGCACGTTGACTGGGCAACGCCAAGTAAATTTTCCAGCGGAACTGAGCTGATTATTCAACTGCCGCAGGCTAGCCCTGTAATATGA
- a CDS encoding response regulator transcription factor: MSVLIVDDEERDRLWLKGLLTSRLEGPLTIYEAHDGQEAVDAAMKYKPQLVFLDIKMPKLSGIKAAEQILSKLPETGVVILSNFSDEVYVRQLWKVVPANGVFGYVLKNASDDQVAEAAKAVLSGDCWIHPGIARVIQRTQNRATNLTAAEYEALVCIALGLTDHEIATRLYLTEKAVQSRLKALYAKLGIPGRGESPDVDFNQRCRAVYLANRRGLINQSELDEWESKLLASRTTAGS; this comes from the coding sequence ATGAGCGTATTAATCGTAGACGATGAAGAAAGAGACCGCCTTTGGCTGAAGGGGCTTTTGACTTCGCGTCTGGAAGGTCCGCTGACTATTTATGAAGCCCATGACGGGCAAGAGGCGGTGGACGCGGCGATGAAGTACAAGCCGCAACTTGTCTTTCTCGACATTAAAATGCCGAAGTTGTCCGGGATTAAGGCTGCCGAGCAAATCTTAAGTAAATTGCCGGAAACAGGAGTCGTTATTCTGTCCAACTTCTCCGATGAAGTTTATGTGCGTCAGCTTTGGAAAGTTGTGCCGGCAAACGGCGTGTTCGGTTATGTTTTGAAAAATGCTTCTGATGATCAAGTTGCCGAAGCGGCGAAGGCCGTGCTTTCCGGCGATTGTTGGATTCATCCAGGCATTGCTCGTGTTATTCAGCGCACGCAAAATAGAGCGACGAATTTAACGGCGGCTGAATATGAGGCGCTTGTTTGCATCGCGTTGGGTCTGACGGATCACGAAATTGCAACGCGTTTGTATTTGACGGAGAAAGCGGTGCAGTCGCGCCTGAAGGCGCTTTATGCCAAGCTGGGGATACCGGGGCGTGGTGAATCGCCGGATGTTGATTTCAATCAGCGCTGTCGTGCCGTTTATTTGGCTAATCGCCGGGGGTTGATTAATCAGAGTGAACTTGATGAGTGGGAGTCAAAGTTGCTCGCTTCGCGAACGACAGCAGGCTCTTGA
- the dnaX gene encoding DNA polymerase III subunit gamma/tau, whose amino-acid sequence MSISTYKPLYLKYRPQALDQLVGQASATRTLTNAIENNRLSHAYLFTGPRGTGKTSSARILAKSLNCEKGPTATPCQTCTQCIEIKEGVSPAVFELDAASNNSVDDARTLIERAPLVAVGGRFKLYIIDECHMLTKEAFNALLKTLEEPPSNVVFVLATTEEHKVPQTIVSRCQKLMFRLVSQVELAAYLRQIAEKEGISIEDEALELIARRSGGGLRDALGLLDQASLLSSPEKPVGVNDLLSLLGAMHEDALVSMSAHIMNRDGQKVLSELNALLIEGREPAVLCQEMALHFLNLTKASYVVEAGSVEPAKLGEVVIGSPKYLAAIAELAPKFDRIELAQMIEQLDRLEMTIRRSTQPALHLEMGLLALCHRHEFLMVRELASRVAKLESALQGFEGGVPMLAAAPVAKPVVPTAEPVKAEPVQQVEKPIVAAAAPVVAASEPAPMQVTGNDAIMELEVFWEQLMEYLSTHSMPTHSVLSVHAAPLQLSDSELVVGISAGLQKTVEAKIPHIKNACEALRGKPMSVRVKPMAKDAPRPAAPKPAAREAVTAPSPARQEMSSDDDESGAAGSTSAALRPKMPVSKNEAQPSPAPPPPSASRNAMPEPDEDDKYGTLYQEAYKLFDGPGSRRIG is encoded by the coding sequence ATGAGTATTTCTACTTATAAGCCGTTGTATTTGAAATATCGTCCGCAGGCGTTGGACCAATTGGTTGGTCAGGCAAGCGCGACGCGTACGTTGACCAACGCGATTGAGAACAATCGCTTGAGTCACGCTTATTTGTTTACTGGACCGCGTGGTACTGGTAAGACATCGAGCGCAAGAATTTTGGCAAAGTCCTTGAACTGCGAGAAGGGACCAACCGCCACACCGTGTCAAACTTGCACGCAGTGTATTGAGATTAAAGAAGGCGTTAGCCCGGCAGTATTTGAATTGGATGCTGCCTCGAACAACAGCGTGGATGATGCGCGTACGCTTATTGAACGCGCGCCTTTGGTTGCCGTCGGTGGACGCTTCAAGTTGTATATCATCGACGAGTGCCACATGCTCACTAAAGAAGCGTTCAACGCGCTTCTGAAAACTTTGGAAGAGCCGCCGAGCAATGTTGTGTTTGTGCTGGCCACAACTGAAGAGCACAAAGTACCGCAGACAATTGTTAGTCGTTGCCAGAAATTGATGTTTAGGCTCGTAAGCCAGGTTGAGCTTGCTGCTTACTTGCGACAGATTGCTGAGAAAGAAGGAATCTCCATTGAGGACGAAGCGCTTGAGTTAATTGCTCGTCGCTCTGGTGGTGGATTGCGTGATGCGCTTGGTCTTTTGGATCAAGCAAGTCTTTTGTCTTCGCCGGAGAAGCCTGTTGGCGTAAATGATTTGCTCAGCTTGTTGGGTGCAATGCATGAAGATGCACTGGTCTCTATGAGTGCGCATATCATGAATCGTGATGGACAAAAGGTTTTGTCTGAACTCAATGCTTTGTTGATTGAAGGACGTGAGCCGGCTGTTTTATGTCAGGAAATGGCTTTGCATTTCTTGAATTTGACCAAGGCGTCTTACGTAGTTGAGGCTGGTTCTGTTGAGCCGGCGAAACTTGGTGAAGTCGTCATTGGATCGCCGAAGTATTTGGCGGCAATTGCTGAATTGGCACCGAAGTTTGATCGCATTGAACTTGCGCAGATGATTGAACAACTTGATCGGCTCGAGATGACTATTCGCCGCAGCACGCAACCGGCTTTGCATTTGGAAATGGGTCTACTTGCGTTGTGCCATCGACACGAATTTTTGATGGTGCGTGAACTTGCTTCGCGTGTGGCGAAGTTGGAGTCCGCCTTGCAAGGATTTGAAGGTGGAGTGCCGATGCTTGCGGCCGCGCCGGTTGCTAAACCTGTCGTGCCGACCGCAGAACCAGTGAAAGCTGAGCCGGTACAGCAAGTTGAGAAGCCGATAGTTGCGGCAGCTGCTCCGGTTGTGGCTGCATCTGAGCCTGCGCCGATGCAAGTAACCGGCAACGACGCCATCATGGAGTTGGAAGTATTCTGGGAACAGCTCATGGAATATTTGAGCACGCACAGTATGCCAACTCACAGTGTTCTTTCTGTTCACGCAGCGCCATTGCAGTTGAGTGATTCGGAATTAGTCGTCGGCATAAGCGCAGGCTTGCAGAAGACTGTCGAAGCAAAAATCCCGCATATCAAAAATGCGTGCGAAGCTTTACGCGGCAAACCGATGTCGGTGCGCGTGAAGCCGATGGCCAAAGACGCTCCGCGTCCGGCAGCACCGAAACCAGCGGCTAGAGAAGCTGTAACCGCGCCATCGCCCGCGCGTCAGGAAATGTCGTCTGATGACGACGAATCTGGCGCTGCCGGCTCCACAAGCGCCGCGTTAAGACCGAAGATGCCGGTCAGTAAAAACGAAGCCCAACCTTCACCCGCGCCGCCACCACCGAGTGCGTCGCGCAACGCTATGCCTGAGCCGGACGAAGACGACAAATACGGCACGTTGTATCAGGAAGCGTACAAGCTTTTTGATGGACCGGGTTCGAGACGGATCGGTTAA